Proteins from a genomic interval of Marmoricola sp. OAE513:
- a CDS encoding nucleotide pyrophosphatase/phosphodiesterase family protein, which produces MSASGFVEPAYGGRSLGDILPAVATALGADVGFHHTDLVLPPARQYVILLVDGLGHRLVAEHAEHAPYLAALLNEPGVAGVPSTTATSLTSLGTAMTPGEHGLVGFTSRVPGTTTLLNALFWDKQVVDPGEWQPHPSAFARLRSVGVSATVVSKHEFLDSGLTLSGFRGAEFVEGDKVGERIAAAVAASAQTPSVTYLYDGDLDWTGHRYGVDSPQWRAQLSAVDASVEQLRESLDPGIRLVVVADHGMIDCPLEERIDIDEHHELRDGVQLVGGEARFRHLYCPSRALDDVLATWRGFLGERAEVLARDEAIERGWFGAVNPQVRPRLGDVVVAARGRTALISMTDFPYENSLVGFHGSLTAAEMEIPILIC; this is translated from the coding sequence GTGAGCGCCTCCGGCTTCGTCGAGCCCGCGTACGGCGGCCGCAGCCTGGGGGACATCCTCCCGGCGGTGGCGACGGCACTGGGCGCGGACGTCGGCTTCCACCACACCGACCTGGTGCTGCCGCCTGCCCGCCAGTACGTGATCCTGCTCGTCGACGGCCTCGGTCACCGCCTGGTGGCCGAGCACGCCGAGCACGCGCCGTACCTGGCAGCGCTGCTGAACGAACCCGGCGTCGCCGGCGTCCCGTCGACCACGGCGACCAGCCTCACCTCGCTCGGCACGGCGATGACTCCCGGGGAGCACGGCCTGGTCGGGTTCACCTCGCGCGTCCCGGGCACCACGACGCTGCTGAACGCCCTCTTCTGGGACAAGCAGGTCGTCGACCCCGGCGAGTGGCAGCCGCACCCGAGTGCCTTCGCGCGCCTGCGCAGCGTCGGAGTCAGTGCCACCGTTGTCAGCAAGCACGAGTTCCTGGACTCCGGCCTGACCCTGAGCGGGTTCCGGGGCGCCGAGTTCGTCGAGGGTGACAAGGTCGGCGAGCGCATTGCGGCGGCGGTCGCCGCCTCGGCCCAGACGCCCTCGGTCACCTACCTGTACGACGGTGACCTCGACTGGACCGGACACCGGTACGGCGTGGACTCGCCCCAGTGGCGCGCCCAGCTCTCCGCGGTCGACGCCAGCGTCGAGCAGCTGCGCGAGTCGCTCGACCCGGGCATCCGGCTGGTCGTCGTCGCCGACCACGGCATGATCGACTGCCCGCTCGAGGAACGCATCGACATCGACGAGCACCACGAGCTGCGCGACGGCGTCCAGCTCGTCGGGGGAGAAGCCCGCTTCCGCCACCTCTACTGCCCGAGCCGCGCGCTGGACGACGTCCTGGCGACCTGGCGCGGCTTCCTCGGCGAGCGGGCCGAGGTGCTCGCGCGCGACGAGGCGATCGAGCGTGGCTGGTTCGGCGCGGTGAACCCGCAGGTGCGTCCCCGTCTGGGAGACGTCGTCGTCGCGGCCCGCGGACGGACCGCGCTGATCAGCATGACCGACTTCCCGTACGAGAACTCGCTGGTCGGCTTCCACGGCTCGCTGACGGCTGCGGAGATGGAGATCCCGATCCTGATCTGCTGA
- a CDS encoding DUF5998 family protein: MTEDQTGDLATAIEKSGYYPAVVRAGVDAAIAGETVVSYLVHHEPTIDRDEVRRHITVVVLTPTRLILCHTDEHAPDDLLPEPYTSTSTEAVKLSQVKSVVVNRMVANPATVTAAALPAPAEAVVTIGWGGINRVDLEPATCSDPQCEADHGYTGVLASDDFSLRVSSAADGQESVDRLLAFAESLSASTSA, from the coding sequence GTGACTGAGGACCAGACCGGCGATCTCGCGACCGCCATCGAGAAGAGCGGCTACTACCCGGCGGTCGTGCGTGCCGGGGTCGACGCGGCGATCGCCGGCGAGACGGTGGTGTCCTACCTGGTGCACCACGAGCCGACCATCGACCGCGACGAGGTGCGCCGTCACATCACCGTGGTCGTGCTGACCCCGACGCGCCTGATCCTCTGCCACACCGACGAGCACGCGCCGGACGACCTCCTGCCCGAGCCGTACACCTCCACCTCCACCGAGGCGGTGAAGCTGTCCCAGGTGAAGTCCGTGGTCGTGAACCGGATGGTCGCCAACCCGGCCACCGTCACCGCAGCTGCCCTGCCGGCCCCCGCCGAGGCCGTCGTGACGATCGGCTGGGGCGGGATCAACCGGGTCGACCTGGAGCCCGCCACCTGCTCGGATCCGCAGTGCGAGGCCGACCACGGGTACACCGGTGTGCTGGCCTCCGACGACTTCTCCCTCCGGGTGAGCTCGGCCGCCGATGGTCAGGAGTCGGTGGACCGGCTGCTGGCCTTCGCCGAGAGCCTCTCGGCCAGCACCTCGGCGTGA
- a CDS encoding GNAT family N-acetyltransferase, with amino-acid sequence MTAADSSSPAAGGSAETWPAHWAADVVLRDGRTAHIRPISPSDSDGLVTFYADVSDQSKYFRFFAPMPTLSERDLRRFTEVDHRARVAFVLTVAEKILAVASYELLEPGEAEVAFLVQDAHQGRGIGQQLLEHLAQAARERGVHRFVAEVLPDNQRMLQVFHEQGYQVAGDWDEGIMHLEFNIDPTETAMGVMAAREHRAEAASIEAFLSARSVAVIGASRRSDTIGAALVRNLVLGDYSGRVYVVNPTAEAVAGMPAYARVGDIPGDVDVAIVAVPADAVQDVVLDCAAKGVHGLIVISSGFAETGEEGRHRQRRLAGLARSYGLRLIGPNALGVINTAVDVSLNASLSPVMPPRGRAGFFCQSGALGSAILEKVRGRGLGLSTFVSAGNRADVSGNDLLQYWEEDEATEVVLLYLESIGNPRKFSRIARRVSRSKPVIAVRSGRTTQGVPMGHVVRTIEAPQAAVDAMFRQAGVIQVDTLDEMFDVAQLLAHQPLPRGSKVGVVGNSDALGLLASDAAAASGLQVTQQVALGVESTAEDFEEALDKLIDSRDVDGVVAIYIPPLNSGGAEVANALAAVSEQSDKPIVATFLGREGVPELLRVPDLAGNTAGRGSVPSYPAVEQAVRALSRVVEYGAWLARQPDEDEVLEDIDLDAATRMLTEFLIENPRGRELTFAECKELLGYYGIDLWDRISVTSASEAVAAAADLGWDVVLKATAEPLRQRPDLAHVWRNIADADEMAHAYDELSKIASTVEDPGFVVMRTAPPGVPVQLDGLEDPLFGPAVSFSVAGAITELLGDLAYRIPPITALDAHEAVRSVKAAPLLFGHRGSEPVDVEAVEDLFRRVAQLKNDLQQVCAVDLSLVHATPDGVAVLDASIQVLPVVDPRSDWFTRRMNVHPGDTIPDGVVAPS; translated from the coding sequence CACATCCGGCCGATCTCACCGTCGGACTCCGACGGCCTGGTCACCTTCTACGCCGACGTCTCCGACCAGTCCAAGTACTTCCGGTTCTTCGCGCCGATGCCGACGCTGTCCGAGCGCGACCTGCGCCGCTTCACCGAGGTCGACCACCGCGCCCGGGTCGCCTTCGTGCTCACCGTCGCGGAGAAGATCCTCGCGGTGGCCAGCTACGAGCTGCTCGAGCCCGGCGAGGCCGAGGTCGCCTTCCTGGTGCAGGACGCCCACCAGGGCCGGGGCATCGGCCAGCAGCTGCTCGAGCACCTGGCCCAGGCTGCGCGGGAGCGCGGCGTGCACCGGTTCGTCGCCGAGGTGCTCCCGGACAACCAGCGGATGCTGCAGGTCTTCCACGAGCAGGGCTACCAGGTGGCCGGGGACTGGGACGAGGGGATCATGCACCTCGAGTTCAACATCGACCCGACCGAGACCGCGATGGGCGTGATGGCCGCCCGCGAGCACCGGGCCGAGGCAGCCTCGATCGAGGCGTTCCTCTCGGCACGCAGCGTCGCGGTCATCGGTGCCTCCCGTCGCTCGGACACCATCGGTGCAGCCCTGGTGCGCAACCTGGTGCTCGGCGACTACTCCGGTCGCGTCTACGTGGTGAACCCGACGGCCGAGGCGGTGGCCGGGATGCCGGCGTACGCGCGGGTGGGGGACATCCCCGGCGACGTCGACGTGGCGATCGTCGCGGTCCCGGCCGACGCGGTGCAGGACGTCGTCCTGGACTGTGCGGCCAAGGGCGTGCACGGCCTGATCGTGATCTCCTCCGGTTTCGCCGAGACGGGTGAGGAGGGCCGGCATCGCCAGCGTCGCCTGGCCGGTCTGGCTCGGTCCTACGGTCTGCGGCTGATCGGACCGAACGCGCTCGGCGTGATCAACACCGCGGTCGACGTGTCGTTGAACGCCTCGCTCTCCCCGGTGATGCCTCCGCGCGGCCGGGCCGGCTTCTTCTGCCAGTCGGGTGCGCTCGGGTCCGCGATCCTCGAGAAGGTCCGCGGCCGCGGCCTGGGCTTGTCGACCTTCGTCAGTGCCGGCAACCGTGCCGACGTCTCCGGCAACGACCTGCTGCAGTACTGGGAGGAGGACGAGGCCACCGAGGTCGTCCTGCTCTACCTGGAGTCGATCGGAAACCCGCGCAAGTTCTCGCGCATCGCCCGCCGCGTCTCGCGCAGCAAGCCCGTCATCGCGGTCCGGTCCGGCCGCACCACCCAGGGTGTGCCGATGGGCCACGTGGTTCGCACGATCGAGGCGCCCCAGGCGGCCGTCGACGCCATGTTCCGACAGGCGGGCGTCATCCAGGTCGACACCCTCGACGAGATGTTCGACGTCGCCCAGCTGCTCGCCCACCAGCCGCTCCCGCGGGGCTCCAAGGTCGGCGTGGTGGGCAACTCCGACGCCCTGGGCTTGCTCGCCTCGGACGCCGCCGCAGCCAGCGGTCTGCAGGTCACCCAGCAGGTCGCCCTCGGCGTCGAGTCGACCGCGGAGGACTTCGAGGAGGCTCTCGACAAGCTCATCGACTCCCGCGACGTCGACGGTGTCGTCGCGATCTACATCCCGCCGCTGAACTCCGGGGGAGCCGAGGTCGCCAACGCGCTCGCCGCGGTCTCCGAGCAGTCCGACAAGCCCATCGTGGCGACGTTCCTCGGGCGCGAGGGTGTCCCCGAGCTGCTGCGCGTCCCAGACCTCGCCGGCAACACGGCCGGACGCGGCTCGGTGCCGTCGTACCCGGCGGTGGAGCAGGCCGTCCGGGCTCTCTCCCGCGTCGTCGAGTACGGCGCCTGGCTGGCACGCCAGCCGGACGAGGACGAGGTGCTCGAGGACATCGACCTCGACGCCGCGACCCGGATGCTCACCGAGTTCCTCATCGAGAACCCGCGCGGACGCGAGCTGACCTTCGCCGAGTGCAAGGAGCTGCTCGGCTACTACGGCATCGACCTGTGGGACCGGATCTCCGTGACCAGCGCGAGCGAGGCCGTCGCGGCCGCGGCCGACCTCGGGTGGGACGTCGTGCTCAAGGCCACCGCCGAGCCGCTGCGGCAGCGGCCCGACCTCGCGCACGTGTGGCGCAACATCGCGGACGCCGACGAGATGGCGCACGCCTACGACGAGCTCAGCAAGATCGCCTCCACCGTCGAGGACCCGGGCTTCGTGGTGATGCGGACGGCACCTCCCGGCGTACCGGTGCAGCTGGACGGCCTGGAGGACCCCCTGTTCGGGCCCGCGGTCTCGTTCTCGGTGGCCGGTGCCATCACCGAGCTGCTCGGCGACCTCGCCTACCGGATCCCGCCGATCACGGCGCTCGATGCCCACGAGGCGGTCCGTTCGGTCAAGGCCGCTCCGTTGCTGTTCGGCCACCGGGGCAGCGAGCCCGTCGACGTCGAGGCGGTGGAGGACCTGTTCCGCCGGGTCGCCCAGCTCAAGAACGACCTCCAGCAGGTCTGCGCGGTCGACCTCAGCCTGGTGCACGCGACTCCCGACGGCGTCGCGGTGCTCGACGCGTCCATCCAGGTCCTCCCCGTCGTGGACCCGCGCTCGGACTGGTTCACGCGGCGGATGAACGTGCACCCAGGGGACACGATTCCCGACGGTGTCGTCGCGCCGTCCTGA